A single window of Thalassomonas viridans DNA harbors:
- a CDS encoding response regulator: MPDKQISIVIADDHHVVRQGIARLLELEDDMVILAQADNGRRAFELIEQHAPDVALLDLNMPRGDGLETLDKIQSRGLSTGVAILTSFSGELKISQAIESGALGFMLKDIDGDELLAAVRKVACGGYYIQPEVAAKLALGAAKQRTGEALTRRETEILALLGQGLSNQAIADELFISLKTVKVHVSNLLSKLKLSDRTQAAIYAVKNEFA; encoded by the coding sequence ATGCCTGATAAGCAAATAAGTATAGTGATAGCCGATGATCATCATGTAGTGCGTCAGGGCATAGCCCGCCTGCTGGAGCTGGAAGATGATATGGTTATTCTCGCCCAGGCCGACAATGGTCGGCGGGCATTCGAGTTAATTGAACAGCATGCCCCGGATGTTGCTTTACTGGATTTGAACATGCCCAGGGGAGACGGCCTGGAAACCCTGGATAAAATTCAAAGCAGGGGGTTAAGCACTGGCGTGGCGATACTCACCAGTTTTTCCGGTGAGCTTAAAATCAGCCAGGCGATTGAGTCCGGAGCTTTGGGGTTTATGTTAAAAGATATCGACGGCGACGAGCTGCTCGCTGCGGTACGCAAAGTTGCCTGCGGCGGATATTATATTCAACCGGAGGTAGCTGCAAAGCTGGCGTTGGGGGCGGCAAAACAACGCACCGGGGAGGCCCTGACCCGGCGGGAGACTGAAATTCTGGCGCTTTTGGGGCAGGGGCTTAGCAACCAGGCGATTGCCGATGAGCTTTTTATCAGCTTAAAAACCGTAAAAGTGCATGTCAGCAACTTGCTGTCTAAGCTGAAATTAAGCGACAGGACCCAGGCGGCAATTTATGCTGTTAAAAATGAGTTTGCATAA